In Telopea speciosissima isolate NSW1024214 ecotype Mountain lineage chromosome 10, Tspe_v1, whole genome shotgun sequence, the DNA window GCAGACATGATTTTGCTATTATTAGGACTTGGTCTATTTTAAGTTTTTGGGTTAGTTCATTTGAACCGGTTCTatctggttcaatttaagttgcaaGTAATTGAAGCTGTAGACCTCCTACATAGACCAGACCATTTTTGGTTTGGCAAGCTCAATTTTTTGAgattagaattttattttattttatttctccttGTTTGGGTAAGAAGGGCAGATTACTGATAACGCTTTATTATTGTCCAAGTAGCTGGGTTGATCCTGGTTGTCTTTGGTACTGGGGCCCAGTATATCATTTActctcttcttgttctttccttTCTGACATGTTATCTGAATGCTTCAAAGTAGGAACTGTATCCACATCTGACAGGTGTGGGCTTGGATTTGAATTCCGAGGCAGCAAGGACATTGGGTCTAGGACTCTAGGTCTGTCCGTTAAAAATTTATGATGGTCAagaactttctttttttgtttttttgggtgagggGTGGTAGGCACCCTAGAAAATGTCTAAAATTTTGGTTAAAACTATATCGAGTTACAGAAGTCATCAAAGCACTGAACATTATAAAGACAATGCAAGTAATTTTGTTATGCACCAATAAAATCCATTAGAATCCTTAATCATGTTCTGGGATTCTTCAAGCCTGGAAGCTTGTATTTGTCTCATATTTTGGCACCTGCGTTTTTATCCACCCATCTATGGTATCCATGTACTGTAGTTTTTTTGTCTTGTTTTATGCTAGTTTGCTGCTGATTTATGCAAGAAACCTGTGCTACAACCTACCACTCTCTAAACAATTCTTATTGTAAAGCTCACAACCCTATTTCCAGCTAGCTCATCTGCGAACCCAACCTTTTCACACCAGCGGCCAGAGGAGAAAACCCACAAAACATCCTACACATCTCTAAGGCGGCTATTGTAGCTTCCATCGTCTACTGGAGACTGAAACCCATTTCTGTCATGAACCCTAACATGCTCTCAGTTCCACCCATTGACTTACAACATAATTCATATTTATTGATCTCTAATCTGAACCCATAGTTTCCCTGCATAATTTGTCAACAAAACTTTACCCCAATTCCTTCTATACCTTAATTTTACTTAATATCCTAAATCAATGTGTTCCAATGCAAATATTTGATGTTATGGAAATGAAATGGAAATGAAGGGTTGCAACTAGCTGTTGTCTTTTTTCATCCGTACATTTTATAGTGAATGTATTTATCTTGGACCAATAGTCTGGCCATTTTACAATCCATGAAAGTTCTACATTTAACTTTCTGTGTGCCATCAAAGTTAACGGGGAATTGCTAATTGACTCTGTTGAACTTGAGTGCAATGAACTATGTTTTATGGTGATTTTTTTGCTTTGGCTTCTCAGACAACATGCATTCCATAAAAGTTGTGTAAATGAATAATTTGGATTTTATGGCAATATAGTTCTCTGCCTCCGGGTTTGTATCATGGTTAATCCAACATTCTATTAGTTGTAGTGTAGAAGTTTTAACTGACTTTAATATCTCTCTGGTTTCATCCTCGATTTGGATCCATTCGTGTGAATTAGGCttcaaagcatagttgtcaGGTGACACATTAGGTAACAAGGAAGGCCTTAAAGCCCAAGGTAGCCAGCAATCGCATGTATCAAGGCGCCCAGACCTAGAACATGCTAGAAATATAGCTGGAGTATGGTGGCTCACCTTTGTTGCCTTGGGTACCTAggtgccatgacaactatggttgcaAGTGGGAGTGCATGATATTTCAATGCTGACTATTATGTTTAAATGGATCTTATGCAAATTTCCACCTGATTCTTAACTGGAAATTGGCAATATGATAACCAATTGGGCTGCTATTTTTTGTGTCAGGGAGAGAGCAGACCGCCCTTTTCGTTGTCTTGATTGTTTGTATAGGAGAGAACTGGTTCGAGTATATCTAACAAACGTTGAGCAAATTTGTCGGCGCTttgtggaagagaggagaggcaAGCTTGGGAAGTTGATTGAAGACAAAGCGAGATGGTCAAGGTAGATTATGTTTCTGCCAGACTCTGTCATCCTAAATAAATTGCTAAGAGCAATTGGTTTATCTATATAACCATTAGTAACAGACAAGGTTTGTCAATTCAGGACATTGCGAGTTGCCAAAGCTGTTTTGCATGAAAATATATGCGATTGAGACTGTCAGAATTCTTTGAAGGAAATATCTTTCCTTTGAATCGGACACAACCTCTAAAATGTGCATCTTTTACGCTGAACCACTCCAATGTGGAACACAGCAGGATCCTTACTATATTGGGGAtctttattttgattttattcttCTATGTTTTAGTTAGCATTATTCACCTGTTCCAACTAGTACTAATTTGCAGCAGTATTGTTCTTGGTACATTGGCAGTTTCTGTGCAAACTGAAGCTTTCCATCATGTACTTTGTCTTGGTGGTTGCCTTAATTAGTTAGATGATTACTGTTATTTAAAAGGAATTTTTATGTTTGTGATGATTGCAGCTTCTGCTCTTTCTGGTTAGGAGTTGACCAAAATACGAGGCGCCGCATGTCCAAGGAGAAATCTGATATGATCTTGAAGGTTGTGGTGAAGCATTTCTTTATAGAGAAGGAAGTAACCTCTACATTAGTGATGGATTCACTCTATAGTGGTTTGAAGGCTCTTGAGGGCCAGAGCAAGAGCAAGAAAGGGAGAGCAAAACAATTGGAAAATGAAGAAACACCAGCTCCTATTATTCGGGTTGAGAAAGACATGTTTGTCTTGGAAGATGATGTATTGCTACTACTTGAAAGGGCTGCATTGGAGCCACTGCCTCCAAAGGACGAGAAAGGTCCTCAAAATCGCACAAAGGTAAGCATTAGAATCATGCATGGTATTGTTTTATGTGAACTTGCGAGAACTTCTTCAGGTCAAGCTGGTTATGATGAACTCTCATATTTTATGTACTCAATTGTTGAATTCATTCTTACCGGCAGTCACTTCTGGTGCCTAATTTACGTATTTAGGTCCTTCAATTATTGGCTATTAGTTTTAAATTGGATACTGTGCATTGCTGCATTTGGAAGCTTCCTTTTCTGTAAAACATGGCTCtgttatttgaaaattttttatttctttaaaaatgCATATAAAGggcgtatccagtgcacgaggctcccgccactgcggggtctggggaggctTTAAAAATGCGTATCGCTGTAATAATTAATTCTAATAGTAAAATGATAAAGCAGAGGAAGGccttattcttttctttcccacCCTGGTTTTATTACAATGGATCAGACTGCACAATGTATTAGGAACTAGTTCTTGGTAGTCGTGGAATCAAGAAATTGCGTTATTTCTACCTGTAATGCATTACACTGcaaatttaatattaaaaatatttacagATATTTCACCTTATTCCTTCCGTGTGTAGGATGGGAATTCTGGAGAAGAATCGAACAAGGATTCCATTGAGCGTGATGAAAGACGTCTTACAGAACTTGGTCGGAGGACGGTAGAAATTTTTGTCCTAGCCCATATTTTCAGGTAATTCAACCTACCATATGTGTTTCTGGTGGCCTGTTTTTTGAACATTTGATTCCCCATACTTTTTGATTTAGATAGCTTTTCAGTTTTCTTGAGATTCTGTTAAAGGTGGTGTGAAATCTGACCTAAAGGATAAGGATTTGGAGGACCAATGCCCATCCGTGTTGTGGGATTTCATTCTCAGATACTTGGGGTAAAATGAAGGGCCCAGGTATCCAAGATTTATAGAGTAGAATTGAACTTAACTGAACTCTGCAAGTGTTTTCTTTCTGTGGGAAAATCCCCAACTATGGGTGGGGCTAGGCCGCTAGGAGGCTAAATTCTGACCCTACCCCTCTCTTGTATCATATTTCACATATATAGGATGGAAAAATTTTAGAGTGGGCAATCTCTAATTCTTTTTGCACACATTTACAAGCATAAATTCTACAGATCTTTACAGAATCTGTTTATGTTTCCTATGCcaaagggtggtggtggtgatggtccAACATAGTTTACTAAATTGATGGCTTGAAGGAGTTACTTCATGTTTTGCAACTCTCCTGGATTGTAAAGTTGAGCCTGGTATTTGTGAAAGGAATTACAGACTATAAAATATTGTCAACAAAAACAGTTGAATGCTTACGGATAAACTGGTGTTAAACACTTGCCAATTTAATTTTCTCATTTGTGTGTGTGCGTTTATTGCAATATCTGAAATGTCCTGGCCAATCGAAAATTGGGCTATGTCATGGTCATATCGTGTTGTTCGATAGTTGCATTTTCTTTGAAATTATTTCATTTGCTTATGGTATCGCTTGTCAATATTTGTATGCTGTGTTAAATCATTTGATTCGATGTATATTTGGTGTACTTTAAGGTACTTGGATACACTTCTAGCTGAACTAAGTTAGACATTTTTTTATACTGCAGCAATAGAATTGAAGTTGCATACCAGGAAGCTGTTGCTTTGAAGAGGCAAGAGGAGCTCATACGCGAGGAGGAGGCAGCTGGGCAAGCTGAAAGTGAACAAAAGGCGAAACGTGGAGCAGCAGAAAAGGAGAAGCGTTCTAAGAAAAAACaggtttgatattttcaatttattttttttaatggtagcTCAGTGTTCCTGATCATCCACTTCTTGTTTTGCCTTGTcttcccttctttgttgcaACATTACTTTGTTATTGATTATATCACCTGTGTTTCTAAATGTTTATTATGTTGGTTATATTACTTCTTCGTTGTTAATGTCATAGTTTATCTCATTGCATGGTAATATGGTGTGAAATAGCATCTAAACCAATGATGACGTCCCCCCACCCAATccttcccccccctccccccccccccccaaaaaaaaaaaagaaaaggaaaagaaatacaTTGTTCGGTTGGTGATTATATTGGTGAGGCACAAAAGGCAACGATTTGCCTACCTAGGCGAGCGCTATATTCACatgccttgacaattatgctcctttttttggttggggggggggggggggagggaagaggAAAGCCATGTCATAGAAGGAAATAAATTAACAAATGGGGGGAGGGTGGGTGAAGCGTAATGACCCCTTATTTGCATTTGCATCTAAGGTTAATGTAATATTAGTATTCAAATAGACAAATATGACCCTTGTTTACAATAGGATCACTCACACAAATGGCATTAAAGCCTTTTTAATCTCCAGCAACAAGCAATGACAGACACTTATTCAACAGGTGTACTACAGCAAGGTACTGTAACTATTACAACTTCAAGTTCCAACAATGTCCAGCATTGGTCTAGGATGATTCCAATCATAATAGAACCATACAGCATCAGTTAAGGCTATCACAGGGTAGGAAAACGGGTCAAATAACCCGAAAATCAACAGCCAACAAATAGCAACTAGGGTGCCTAGATGCCACTGAAATTCCAATCAAAGGTATGCCTAATaggattggaaaaaaaaaggacgtacccagtgcacaaggctcccagagaggctgtttccagactctaATAggtaatgtacacagccttacccctgctttcacagagaggctgtttccagactcgaacccatgaccaattgatcatagttgtcatggcgccgccatggcgtcctggcgctggagaagcctgcatggcgacctacgccatggcgttctttgatttcttcttcctatctctctttccctcttcgatttctgccttccctcttcgatttcttctttatttcttctttccctcttcgatttcttctttatttcttctttccctcttcgatttcttcttcttgtctccctttccctcttcgatttcttcttcctgtctctctgtctctgttttgcaactaagaagtcgccagatctgattccagGAATTAAATACTCCTTGCTTAGTTGATTTCTGTGATGAGCTCTTGCTGGAATTGATAGAACATGATGTGGCGATGCTTTGCTTGAAGGTTTAGACTGGACcgagaagagttgaaggagttatctccTTCGTACTTTGCCTTTTTCCGTCCCAGGTTGAAGATAACCATAAATCCGATCGTGGGTTAttacaaacccttattttttcctttttcctgaagtacccttctcttcttttattcccctttgtccatactttacacatccctcaaagtttacccttagtcattaaatcaaaacccttttatgccctttcttagattctgcttaattacaagattgccatccttaaaacttgagaaacaatagagaaaaaataaaacatggcttgagtatacatctattaaaccattaagaatagagaaaataaaaaataaaaaataaaacatggtcgacatgccatggcgggcgacatgtcgatatatcgacatgacacccatccaccgacttggatcgccgtgacgccgtaaCAACTATGCAATTGatcataatggagcaacctttactgttgcaccaaggtcactgtggggtctgggttGGGTAATACATAATAGGATTGAATATCACTTAAAGATCTCATCCCAAGGGGATGTAGGATGATGAGATATTGATAGGTCACAGAATTAGAAGCTAAGATCTAGAATTAGTAACTAACTGGTAAAGACAAACCTACCCAATGGATCAGCTTCAAATTACCATCGAAGGAAGGACCCTAGATGGGTATTCGACTGGCAAAGTTTGGGCTGGATCTGGAGTTACAAATCCTTTAAAGTTTTCTGCAGAAATCTCCAGTAAAAGTGAACTGCAAGAGTGAGAATTTGACACTCAGGTCTTCTTTTCGATTGGAACTGGAAGGGTGGATCTTCAACAACTCCAGCACACACAGTAGCACCTACGATTGCCTCTTCTAAGCTTTTAAATGCAGGTCCAACCTCCAACAGAAGACTTGAAAGTTGAATCGATGGGGAATAGAAGAAAGGATAGGATAGTGGTTTGAGTCACTCACTCTCACCCTAGGCATATCACCTCTAGGCCTTTTACATCACTGTTTCACATAGCCATTGGCAAAAGCCATATACTCAATCTTCGTTAAATCATGGGGAGGACTCCTTAAATTCCAGTACATATAGATTGGCAATAGTCATGTCTAAGGAAAtaacagaattagaaagtctcAAAATGTGATCCTTTCACTGTTGCCTTGTGTATATGTATGTGTAGTAAACAGATGTATACTTGTGATGTATACATATGTTACATCAGATACGTGTGGGAGGTCTATTGCGTATAAATTAATTCATGTCTCTCCTTATTCCTTAatgtcagtttttttttttcaattatggTTTTTTGGGGTACTGAATTTTTCCTTAAACTAGTATATTAGTCTAAGAACTCAACTTGATCCTAAAAGATGGTGGAAGCTACTGTACAACTATTTAATAGCTAAACATAAATCTTCATTTGATTCCTCTAAACTCTTACAAGCTTTGAGGCCTGATTTCGCTACTTTATTACTGTACAGGCTAAACAAAGACGTAGCTGTCGGAAAGGAAAAGATAGAGGAAGAGATGAAAAGTCCGATGTGGCTGTACAAGATAAGCACCAACAAGGAAGCAATACTGATGGGAGAATGGTGGACCTACCTGAAAAGCAGCCGAGACCTGTGCTTGAAAAGCCTGATGTGCTGGAAGATGTTTCTGATATATCTGATATAGGAGATTCTGTTGCTGAGTCACAGCCTGATTTGGAAGACAGAGATGCTAGTCCTGTCAATTGGGATACAGATACATCAGAAATTCATCCTGCCACAGAAGTCAGTAGCAGTGGAATGAGTATCCTACCTGTACAAAATGGACGAGTGGAGAAGAGGAGCCCATCTGTAATGGATGACAGCTCCTCAACATGTTCTACAGATTCAGTTCCGTCAGTGGTAATGAATGGGCCTTGCAAAGGGAACTGGACTCCAAACCACAAAAGTCAGACATCTCCTGGAAGGTAAAAATGTCTTTTTTTGTTCATTCTATTTTGCAGGAACATTTGTCATCTGTTTGAGCTTGTACCAATTTTTCAGAGGGAAGAACCAGCGTGGTAACGATACACAAGACCAGACTCCTTGGGGTCATGAAGAGAATCAGCCATCTGACCCAACTTCAGATAGTGGACTCCATAATGATGCTTCTGACAGCTTTACAGCACCTGAACCTGAATCAGAAGCTGTTGTTGAATCATTGAAAGATCGGAtacagtggcttgagcagcatTTGGTTGAGAAGGTCAAATCAGTAtcatattctttcttctttctattaaaTTAGTAACAACTGAAATCAAACAGTTTAGGATGACTGTTCTTATCAAATAGCAGAAATAGATTGCTTAATTAACATGATTGTTTCTAAAGGTATCGAGAATTCTTGTtgtataattttgtttttcaaagtCTTGGGGGTTTTAGTATCTTCTGATTTGCCTTGAGACCTTGACGTATGATGATGTATCACCAAATTTTTCATCAAATTGGAAAATAATATACCATTTTTAAATGCTTCCAAAAAACGTTTCCCTCTATTTTCCGTTTCCAAAGTACTAAGTTcttgaaacagcctctctgcaaagcagcaggggtaaggctgcatacattatgaccctccccagatcccgcagtggcgggagccttgtggaCTGGGTACGTCTTTTAAACTACTAAGTTCTTGGATAACTGAAGTTTAGACCTTCCCAGTAGATACAAATATATATGCATTCTCCAATCAGCAATGTAAACTTAATGTAGGGCTGGAGGTCCTGAAGTAGTACTCCTCTCTCTGGAGCACTTTGAGATCTTTCTGTTCATTAACCTTGGAGATGGCACTAGCTGGAAGAATTTTCATTAGTTATTTATCGCAACAGATTAGTCTATTCCATTCTTTTTACAGGTTAGAAAGGTGTTACTGGTTTTTTTGTAAAGGTATCCACTTTTGGTCATCAAACTCCcccctatcacaccaaggatAATATAACTTGTCCATTATTCTGTCCCGAGGCTTTCTAGATTGAAGTGATCAGTGTCCGAGACCCTTCAGATGTAGGGTTGAGGCCATGCTGAATGCATACCCTGCTGTGATAGGAAGATAGTGAAGAgtaggtttttctttttcctttcattcCATCCTGATCTAGAATTTCCCCTGGGGGGATTTTAATTCAATACTTTTCCTAATCAAAGTTACACTATCTTTATTGGGATAATGGTGAATGCTAATGTCCATTGTATAGAAGCTACAGTTTTGGGGGCTTTTTCTTGCTTTCTAGATATACTGTTTGGTGTGTGTgttaattttgtttctatttttttgcaTGCTGAGACCTGTTGGTCCTTGTTAAATTGGAAAATGAGTGTCACCCACGTGTGAATTGTCCAATCAATTTGATGAACAGAAAAGGTATTATTGATGAATATTTTCATAATAATGCTCACCCACTTGTGTGCTGCCATATAAACCCCCTGAATGCTTTTTTCTGCAGTTTGATATGATCGAGTGAGCTAGCTAGCTCATCTGCGGGTGGCCAATTACTCTCATAATTTGATTGTCCATTCATACAGTTATTCTTGGAATATTCTGTATCCAATCTGATCTGATGGATGGTGCTGATTCTTGTATCAGGAAGAAGAAGTTTCTTCTCTGCAAAGGAAACTAAGTGTGAAAGACCAGGTTGATGTTGACAGACCTTTGAAACAGAGCAATGCAGTGGAATCATCAGCTTCCTCTCCTAGCAGTCCCACCAGAAATTTTCCCACTATTGTGCAGCCAAAGTCGGTTGCTGAGAGCACTGCTCCTGCTGTGTCAGTTACAGTAAGCGAGATATCTACAAAAAGCCCCAGACAAATGGAGAAAGCGGTTACTCAAATAACACAACCACCCCAGATTTCTGATTTGTCCAAATCGGAGACTCAAAGGTCCGTGTCTTCACCAAAAGCACCGGTCCTTCCAGCGGAGAAGCCAACAGTACAGCAAGTTTCTGCAATGTCTAGGCCCTTAAGTGCTCCCCTGATCCCTGGCCCCAGACCCACTCCTCCCATTGTTTCCATGGTTCAGACGGCACCTTCATTAGCAAGGTCAGTGAGTGCAGCCGGAAGATTAGGCGCTGACCCCTCGCCAACAACCCAAAGTTATGTTCCTCATTCCTATAGAAATGCCATAGTAGGTAAAACTGCTTCTGCAAGCACAACTGGTTTTGTTCCCCGTCATTCCAATTCTGCTTCCAACCCATCTCCTGCCTTTTCTCAACCCCCATCTATGATGGCATCTTCACTGATCCAGTCACCTCGGAGCTCCACAAGTAAGGATCATGGCATGGTTAGGCCAGGCTTCACTTTTGGCACAGTAACTCCAGAGATACTGCAGAATCGACCTCAGTGGATGGAAGAATGCTCCCAAAGTGATGCCAACAGTGTATTATGCAGTCCATCCCTGTTGAATAACATTCCAAACCTTGATTTCTATGGTTCTGGCAGCCGTGGTTCTCGAACATACTTCAGTGAGGAGTTGCCTGCTGGTTTGTCTTCTCGCCAAGCACAAGGGTTGTCAGCAGATGAGTTTCCTCACCTTGATATCATTAACTACTTACTTGATGAGGAACACAGCATAGGGAAGGCAGCTAAGGCTGGTGCAGTCTTCAATGGTACAAATAATGGACATCACCACCCCTTGAGTCGGCAGTTCACTTTTCCTAGTGATATGAGTATGTCCATGGACATGGCCCCCTCAGTCAACTGTTGCAGGTTAGACCGTCCATCTCCATCTGTCTACAATGAAGATGGGAGGCAGAGGATCTATGGCTCTTCCAGTAGTCACTTCGACGGGCTAAGGGATGTGATTCCTCATGTTGGTCTTTCAGGTTATGGTAATGGTCAGATTGATGGGGTGATGCAGAACCAGTGGCCTCTGGTTGGTGCTGATTTATCCATGCTTGCGATGAGGAACACCGAGGGTGATGGTTACCCATTTCAGCACCCGGAGTATTCTAATTTGGCATGTGGGGTTAATGGCTACACTGTATTCCGGCCTTCAAATGGACACTGAAGGGGTACTGTGACCGAGGGAGAGTGCCTGCAATCAATTGGTCATCATCTGTCCTAATAATGTATGTCAGGAAATTCCCCTTAGTTTTGGGAGTGAGGTTGTAATCCTTTGATAAGAAAACGTTTTGTAAAGAGTGATTCTGCCTTCTTTGCTTCACATCAGCCTTGTTTTCATGCGTCGTCTGATATTGGAGAGTGCTTGCTAGATTCCGTGGGTTCCTAAAGTTCTGGCAATCGATTGATCCCCTTCTCGACTTGCTGGGATTCCCGCACTTGTGGTTCCTGTAGAGTTGGTTCAAATGTGAATGGTGTCCAGAAATGATACTGGCACACCGATCTATGATTAATACTAACAAGCCAATTTTCTCAGCAATAACATGTCCATCTGAAGCAATTAAAGTGATGATGTTTCAGAAAATTTTGCATGGCGTGGTAAGGTGTGTAAGAGGATCAATTACGCTAACTGATCCGATTGATTCTCTTGTCTGCCATGTAACACTTCTTTCCTGccaaagattttattttttggggggggggggggggttggggttgtTGGGAGTGCATTGATATACTAAGTTGGCGGAGCGTATGAAGAAAGGCTTTCCTATGccaaaaggattctgtccaacACTTTGCCTGG includes these proteins:
- the LOC122642329 gene encoding TNF receptor-associated factor homolog 1b-like → MAGSVSEEYGAGRSMEGISSAQRCQSGEALAEWRSSEQVENGIPSTSPPYWDSDDDDDYGPKPSELYGKFTWKIENFSQINKRELRSNAFEVGGYKWYILIYPQGCDVCNHLSLFLCVANHDKLLPGWSHFAQFTIAVVNKDPKKSKYSDTLHRFWKKEHDWGWKKFMELSKVQDGFVDGDTLVIKAQVQVIRERADRPFRCLDCLYRRELVRVYLTNVEQICRRFVEERRGKLGKLIEDKARWSSFCSFWLGVDQNTRRRMSKEKSDMILKVVVKHFFIEKEVTSTLVMDSLYSGLKALEGQSKSKKGRAKQLENEETPAPIIRVEKDMFVLEDDVLLLLERAALEPLPPKDEKGPQNRTKDGNSGEESNKDSIERDERRLTELGRRTVEIFVLAHIFSNRIEVAYQEAVALKRQEELIREEEAAGQAESEQKAKRGAAEKEKRSKKKQAKQRRSCRKGKDRGRDEKSDVAVQDKHQQGSNTDGRMVDLPEKQPRPVLEKPDVLEDVSDISDIGDSVAESQPDLEDRDASPVNWDTDTSEIHPATEVSSSGMSILPVQNGRVEKRSPSVMDDSSSTCSTDSVPSVVMNGPCKGNWTPNHKSQTSPGRGKNQRGNDTQDQTPWGHEENQPSDPTSDSGLHNDASDSFTAPEPESEAVVESLKDRIQWLEQHLVEKEEEVSSLQRKLSVKDQVDVDRPLKQSNAVESSASSPSSPTRNFPTIVQPKSVAESTAPAVSVTVSEISTKSPRQMEKAVTQITQPPQISDLSKSETQRSVSSPKAPVLPAEKPTVQQVSAMSRPLSAPLIPGPRPTPPIVSMVQTAPSLARSVSAAGRLGADPSPTTQSYVPHSYRNAIVGKTASASTTGFVPRHSNSASNPSPAFSQPPSMMASSLIQSPRSSTSKDHGMVRPGFTFGTVTPEILQNRPQWMEECSQSDANSVLCSPSLLNNIPNLDFYGSGSRGSRTYFSEELPAGLSSRQAQGLSADEFPHLDIINYLLDEEHSIGKAAKAGAVFNGTNNGHHHPLSRQFTFPSDMSMSMDMAPSVNCCRLDRPSPSVYNEDGRQRIYGSSSSHFDGLRDVIPHVGLSGYGNGQIDGVMQNQWPLVGADLSMLAMRNTEGDGYPFQHPEYSNLACGVNGYTVFRPSNGH